The Bacteroidales bacterium genome includes a region encoding these proteins:
- a CDS encoding transpeptidase family protein → MSIKKDILFRIAIVYFLVGILGIAIIGKAVYTQVSEGAELKKMMAKNSLKDITIEPNRGDILATDGRILATSVPSFEIRMDTRATGLTDAIFNSKIDSLARSLAKLPGGKSPTEYKRDIVNARKRGNRYYLIGRKVDYNELKVIKKYPIFNLGPNTGGLVPVQENVRKRPHQGLAERTIGYLTKEPNGNFPGLEGAYDVYLRGEKGVGVMQKLPGGALMPVNGINSSEPKDGGDVVSTIDVNIQDVAETSLRKRLIHHNAHHGTAVVMEVATGEIKAIVNLGKGRGGGYHETYNYALGESIEPGSTFKLMSYMVALEDGYIQPTDSVNNGAGSATFYGKKVHDDQRRATLGWLTVEEAFAHSSNVSITKIIDKHYRGKEKQFINRLYAMNLNQKLGLELGGEGEPDIKYPGSTGSRYWSGLSLTQMAYGYEVRLAPIHTLTFYNAVANDGKMVKPLFVRELRQHGFLEQRKDVEVIKSSISSSSTINKVKKMMEATVEYGTAKHIKSDLYSIAGKTGTAQIANEKFGYRDRKNYASFVGYFPADKPKYSCIVAIYDPVVNGRGGGTVAAPVFREIADKIYAADPDMRDALKPEKRGVMVDMPYSKSGYFADLNYVFRELKIPFPKTSLENGWVTVSTKETQVEIKKQDVEEDKVPNVVDMGLKDALFLLEKRGLQVSVRGRGKVMSQSVAPGSEVVRGRTVVLEMSQ, encoded by the coding sequence GTGTCTATCAAAAAGGATATATTGTTTCGGATAGCGATTGTTTATTTTCTGGTGGGAATATTAGGCATCGCTATTATTGGTAAAGCAGTATATACACAAGTGTCGGAAGGCGCAGAATTAAAGAAGATGATGGCAAAGAACAGTTTGAAGGACATAACCATTGAACCGAACCGTGGTGACATATTGGCCACGGACGGACGGATATTGGCCACATCGGTTCCGTCATTCGAAATACGTATGGATACACGTGCCACCGGTTTAACCGATGCCATATTTAATTCTAAGATCGATTCGCTGGCACGTTCGCTGGCGAAATTGCCTGGAGGAAAGTCTCCGACGGAATACAAGCGGGATATTGTCAATGCCCGTAAGCGTGGAAACCGTTATTATTTAATTGGTCGCAAGGTCGATTATAATGAACTGAAAGTGATTAAAAAATACCCTATATTCAATCTGGGTCCCAATACCGGAGGGCTGGTGCCTGTACAGGAAAACGTACGGAAACGACCTCACCAGGGACTGGCCGAAAGAACCATCGGTTATCTGACCAAGGAGCCCAATGGGAACTTCCCGGGACTGGAAGGGGCTTATGATGTATACCTTCGTGGAGAAAAAGGGGTAGGGGTCATGCAAAAACTTCCGGGTGGCGCTTTGATGCCTGTGAACGGGATCAATTCAAGTGAACCGAAAGACGGTGGAGATGTCGTTTCTACCATCGATGTCAATATTCAGGATGTGGCGGAAACCAGTTTGCGTAAACGATTGATCCACCACAACGCGCACCATGGGACAGCGGTGGTAATGGAAGTGGCTACCGGTGAAATAAAGGCCATTGTCAATCTTGGTAAAGGAAGGGGTGGTGGATATCATGAAACATATAATTATGCGCTGGGCGAATCCATTGAACCGGGTTCAACGTTCAAACTGATGTCATACATGGTCGCTCTTGAGGACGGCTATATACAACCAACCGACTCCGTCAATAACGGGGCGGGTTCCGCAACCTTCTACGGAAAAAAGGTACACGATGACCAGCGTCGTGCGACATTGGGCTGGCTGACCGTGGAAGAAGCTTTTGCCCATTCGTCCAATGTGAGCATCACAAAGATCATTGATAAGCATTACAGAGGGAAGGAAAAGCAGTTCATCAACCGATTGTATGCCATGAACTTAAATCAGAAATTGGGATTGGAGTTAGGTGGAGAAGGAGAACCGGATATAAAATATCCGGGAAGTACAGGAAGCAGGTATTGGTCGGGACTATCGCTTACCCAAATGGCCTATGGCTATGAAGTTCGTTTGGCACCTATCCATACATTGACCTTCTATAATGCGGTGGCCAACGATGGGAAAATGGTAAAGCCGTTATTCGTGAGGGAATTACGTCAGCATGGTTTTTTAGAACAACGGAAAGATGTGGAAGTGATCAAATCATCCATATCCTCTTCATCAACCATCAATAAAGTAAAAAAGATGATGGAAGCAACGGTTGAATACGGGACTGCCAAACATATTAAGTCTGATTTATACAGTATTGCCGGAAAAACAGGAACCGCACAAATAGCCAACGAGAAATTCGGATACCGGGACAGGAAAAACTATGCTTCATTTGTGGGATATTTTCCGGCTGATAAACCCAAGTATTCCTGTATTGTAGCAATTTATGATCCTGTGGTCAATGGCCGGGGCGGAGGCACAGTAGCCGCTCCTGTATTCCGGGAGATCGCCGATAAAATATATGCCGCAGATCCCGATATGCGTGATGCTTTAAAGCCTGAAAAGCGAGGTGTGATGGTAGATATGCCCTATTCAAAATCAGGATATTTTGCGGATCTGAATTATGTATTCAGGGAATTGAAAATACCTTTTCCTAAAACGTCGTTAGAAAACGGCTGGGTAACCGTTAGTACCAAAGAGACGCAGGTGGAGATAAAAAAACAGGATGTAGAAGAAGATAAAGTGCCTAATGTAGTAGATATGGGCTTAAAAGATGCGCTCTTTTTACTTGAAAAAAGAGGATTACAGGTATCTGTGCGCGGACGTGGAAAAGTAATGTCACAATCCGTTGCCCCGGGAAGTGAAGTGGTTCGTGGACGTACCGTTGTTTTGGAAATGAGTCAATAA
- a CDS encoding UDP-N-acetylmuramoyl-L-alanyl-D-glutamate--2,6-diaminopimelate ligase produces the protein MKILADIVSKIPVISVVGNLNVPIKSICFDSRKTAPGCLFFAIRGTSSDGHDYIPDVVKRGVSAIVCEKMPDVVRHGITYIIVGSSSEALGLISHEFYDSPSNHLTLVGVTGTNGKTTTVTLLYHLFRTLGYKTGLISTVAYYVNDEKSEASHTTPDPVQLNKLLQQMVKKGCRYCFMEVSSHSVVQNRIAGLHFAGGIFTNLTHDHLDFHRTFAEYLKAKKTFFDHLPSSAFSLVNKDDRNGLVMTQNTRSEVKTYALKNMADFRCRIVEKHFDGMLLQVDGKEVWVRFIGEFNAYNLLAVYATAMLLGRETQEVLTILSTLSPVDGRFEFIRSEKGITAIVDYAHTPDALENVLRAIHDILSDPAKQVITVVGAGGDRDKTKRPEMAKIAADNSTRVILTSDNPRSEEPESIINDMLAGLDAEDRIKTITITDRREAIRAACMMATPGDVILVAGKGHETYQIIKGVKSHFDDREIVREVFQIPNK, from the coding sequence GTGAAAATACTTGCAGACATCGTTTCAAAAATTCCAGTCATTTCGGTAGTCGGAAATCTTAATGTTCCGATCAAGTCGATTTGTTTTGATTCCCGTAAAACAGCTCCGGGTTGTCTTTTTTTTGCTATCCGGGGAACATCCAGTGATGGGCATGATTACATCCCTGATGTCGTAAAACGTGGGGTATCGGCAATTGTCTGTGAAAAGATGCCCGATGTCGTCCGTCATGGTATCACATATATCATTGTTGGAAGCTCTTCTGAAGCTTTAGGCCTTATCAGCCACGAGTTTTATGATAGCCCTTCGAATCATCTGACCCTCGTAGGCGTAACAGGCACTAACGGGAAAACAACAACAGTTACGTTACTGTACCATCTTTTCCGCACATTAGGCTACAAGACCGGTTTGATTTCGACGGTGGCATATTATGTCAATGACGAAAAGAGTGAAGCATCCCATACTACACCGGATCCTGTCCAATTGAATAAATTACTGCAGCAAATGGTAAAAAAAGGTTGCAGGTACTGTTTTATGGAAGTCAGTTCTCATTCAGTGGTTCAGAACCGTATTGCGGGATTGCATTTTGCAGGAGGTATATTCACCAACCTGACCCATGATCATCTGGATTTTCACCGGACATTTGCCGAATACCTTAAAGCAAAGAAAACCTTTTTCGATCACTTGCCGTCATCTGCTTTTTCCCTGGTGAATAAAGACGACCGCAATGGTCTTGTGATGACGCAAAATACCAGATCTGAGGTAAAGACTTATGCGTTAAAAAATATGGCTGACTTCCGGTGCCGGATAGTAGAGAAACATTTTGACGGAATGTTGCTTCAGGTAGACGGGAAAGAAGTCTGGGTACGTTTTATAGGAGAATTTAATGCATATAATCTTCTGGCTGTATATGCAACAGCCATGCTTCTGGGACGGGAAACACAAGAGGTGTTGACTATATTGAGTACACTATCCCCAGTGGATGGACGATTTGAATTCATCCGTTCGGAAAAGGGGATTACGGCTATTGTCGATTATGCTCATACACCTGATGCATTGGAAAACGTATTAAGGGCCATACACGATATCCTTTCTGATCCTGCCAAACAGGTAATTACCGTAGTGGGTGCCGGAGGAGACCGGGATAAGACCAAACGTCCGGAGATGGCTAAAATAGCTGCAGATAACAGTACCCGTGTGATCCTCACTTCTGATAACCCCCGCAGTGAGGAGCCGGAAAGCATTATCAACGATATGCTTGCAGGCCTGGATGCCGAAGACCGTATTAAAACAATTACGATCACAGATCGTCGGGAAGCCATTCGTGCCGCTTGTATGATGGCGACTCCCGGAGATGTGATATTGGTCGCAGGTAAGGGTCATGAAACATATCAGATAATCAAAGGCGTAAAATCGCATTTTGACGACAGGGAAATAGTACGGGAAGTATTTCAAATACCTAATAAATAA
- the mraY gene encoding phospho-N-acetylmuramoyl-pentapeptide-transferase, with translation MLYYLFTYLDQHFDLPGTGMFNYISFRSAMALITSLLIALFFGKKIIRFLRRKQVGESVRDLGLEGQMSKQGTPTMGGIIILLSLLIPVLLFGDLCNIYVLLMIITAVWLGFIGFLDDYIKVFKKDKKGLHGKFKILGQVCLGLIVGLTFYFSDDIVVRERVPVEQPAIIQSADMPAPEKGYKMVDIKSTTTTIPFVKENEFDYAWLIGWMGEKAKDWIWLVMVLVIIFIVTAVSNAANITDGLDGLTAGTSSIIGATLGILAYLSGNIIFSDYLNIMYIPYTGELVIFISAFIGATVGFLWYNTYPAQVFMGDTGSLAIGGIIAVYAILIRKELLIPVLCGIFLAENISVLMQVTYFKYTKKKYGEGRRIFLMAPLHHHYQKKGYPEPKIVTRFWIVGIILAVVTIATLKIR, from the coding sequence ATGTTATATTATCTTTTTACATATTTAGACCAGCATTTTGATTTACCGGGAACCGGAATGTTTAACTATATCTCATTCAGGTCGGCTATGGCATTGATTACATCATTGCTGATCGCCTTGTTTTTTGGTAAAAAGATCATACGTTTCCTGAGAAGAAAACAAGTAGGGGAATCTGTACGTGACCTCGGGCTTGAAGGCCAAATGAGTAAACAGGGAACGCCTACTATGGGCGGGATCATCATTTTGTTGTCGTTGCTGATACCGGTTCTTTTGTTTGGCGATTTATGCAACATATATGTCCTGTTGATGATCATTACAGCAGTATGGCTTGGATTTATCGGGTTCCTTGACGATTATATCAAGGTTTTCAAGAAAGATAAAAAAGGCTTGCATGGGAAATTCAAAATTTTGGGGCAGGTATGCCTGGGCTTGATCGTTGGCCTTACTTTTTATTTTTCGGATGATATCGTTGTTCGTGAACGGGTTCCTGTGGAACAGCCGGCAATTATTCAATCGGCGGATATGCCGGCCCCGGAGAAAGGGTATAAGATGGTAGATATAAAAAGTACTACTACCACGATCCCTTTTGTCAAAGAAAATGAATTCGATTATGCCTGGCTGATCGGATGGATGGGCGAAAAAGCTAAAGACTGGATTTGGTTGGTCATGGTATTGGTCATTATTTTTATTGTGACGGCAGTATCGAACGCCGCCAATATCACTGACGGATTAGACGGATTAACCGCCGGAACATCTTCTATTATAGGGGCAACCCTGGGTATATTGGCTTACCTGTCCGGTAATATCATATTTTCCGACTACCTTAATATAATGTATATACCTTATACGGGAGAATTGGTGATTTTCATCAGTGCATTTATCGGTGCCACAGTCGGATTTTTATGGTACAATACTTATCCGGCCCAGGTTTTTATGGGCGATACGGGAAGTCTTGCTATTGGCGGTATCATAGCCGTATATGCCATTCTTATCCGGAAGGAATTATTGATTCCAGTCTTGTGCGGAATATTCCTTGCCGAAAATATTTCGGTCTTGATGCAGGTCACTTATTTCAAATATACGAAAAAGAAATACGGAGAAGGACGCCGGATCTTTTTAATGGCGCCTTTACACCATCATTACCAGAAAAAAGGATATCCCGAACCGAAAATTGTAACACGTTTCTGGATTGTCGGGATTATTCTGGCAGTTGTTACCATCGCAACATTGAAAATAAGATAA